Proteins encoded together in one Planctomycetia bacterium window:
- a CDS encoding Gfo/Idh/MocA family oxidoreductase — MSDPLRSSRRDLLAAAGAAAVASMASVAEAAEETTTPEKILRIGVISASAGGKPQMKNGHTWNFAQGFHPTVNMDFIRKHLSLGQLDLYDKYFRNPNFNFAKLPFPDTKITHYYDADPKSAAMFAEGFPGVQVATSLEKMAEEVDAIWLGDAVGDGSDHFDLAAPGLARGLPTFCDKPIGGTVAQTKKILEFARKHKAPLMSSSLYRHQWGTEEALRIRDSGESGLLEYVIACTAGDWSLPVWHVFGHHPVWLAMTLRGPGVKAVNMVAQGTTAHALMTYEDRKPAEVWFGRPDKRPTYSFATAVFEKRTYDWSPAINEHYWLGHHYQIFRMADIFRRMVRTRIEPVPHQEILEVTAVLYAASKSLKEKSRLVELAEVMEV, encoded by the coding sequence ATGAGTGATCCTCTCCGTTCCAGCCGTCGCGATCTGCTTGCCGCCGCCGGCGCGGCCGCCGTGGCGAGCATGGCCTCCGTAGCGGAAGCGGCCGAGGAAACGACGACGCCTGAGAAGATCTTGCGGATCGGCGTGATCTCGGCCTCGGCGGGGGGCAAGCCGCAGATGAAGAACGGCCATACCTGGAACTTCGCCCAAGGCTTCCATCCGACGGTCAATATGGACTTCATCCGGAAGCATCTCTCGCTTGGGCAGTTGGATCTCTACGACAAATACTTCCGCAATCCGAATTTCAACTTTGCTAAGCTTCCGTTCCCCGACACCAAGATCACGCACTACTACGACGCCGACCCGAAGTCGGCCGCGATGTTCGCCGAGGGGTTTCCGGGCGTTCAGGTCGCGACGTCGCTCGAGAAGATGGCCGAAGAGGTCGACGCGATCTGGCTCGGCGATGCCGTCGGCGACGGCTCCGACCATTTCGATCTCGCCGCACCCGGCCTCGCCCGCGGCTTGCCGACCTTCTGCGACAAGCCGATCGGCGGCACCGTGGCGCAGACGAAGAAGATTCTCGAATTCGCGCGAAAGCACAAAGCGCCGCTGATGTCGTCGAGCCTTTATCGCCATCAATGGGGAACCGAAGAAGCGCTGCGCATTCGCGACTCCGGCGAATCCGGACTCCTCGAATACGTCATCGCCTGCACGGCCGGCGATTGGTCGCTGCCGGTATGGCACGTCTTCGGCCATCATCCGGTCTGGCTGGCGATGACGCTACGCGGCCCCGGCGTGAAAGCGGTGAACATGGTCGCCCAAGGCACGACGGCCCATGCCTTGATGACCTACGAAGATCGGAAACCCGCCGAGGTTTGGTTCGGCCGGCCCGACAAGCGGCCGACTTACAGTTTTGCCACCGCGGTATTCGAGAAGCGAACCTACGACTGGAGCCCGGCGATCAACGAGCACTACTGGCTCGGCCACCATTACCAAATCTTCCGCATGGCCGACATCTTCCGCCGCATGGTCCGTACGCGAATCGAGCCCGTGCCGCACCAAGAGATCCTCGAAGTCACGGCCGTCCTCTACGCCGCCTCGAAATCGCTAAAGGAAAAGAGCCGCTTGGTGGAACTGGCGGAAGTCATGGAAGTATAA